The following are encoded together in the Ovis aries strain OAR_USU_Benz2616 breed Rambouillet chromosome X, ARS-UI_Ramb_v3.0, whole genome shotgun sequence genome:
- the MED12 gene encoding mediator of RNA polymerase II transcription subunit 12 isoform X23: MAAFGILSYEHRPLKRPRLGPPDVYPQDPKQKEDELTALNVKQGFNNQPAVSGDEHGTAKNVNFNPAKISSNFSSIIAEKLRCNTLPDIGRRKPQVNQKDNFWLVTARSQSAINTWFTDLAGTKPLTQLAKKVPIFSKKEEVFGYLAKYTVPVMRAAWLIKMTCAYYAAISETKVKKRHIDPFTEWTQIITKCLWEQLQKMAEYYRPGPAGSGGCGSTIGPLPHDVEMAIRQWDYNEKLAMFMFQDGMLDRHEFLTWVLECFEKIRPGEDELLKLLLPLLLRYSGEFVQSAYLSRRLAYFCTRRLALQLDGVSSHSSHVMSAQSTSTLPTTPAPQPPTSSTPSTPFSDLLMCPQHRPLVFGLSCILQTILLCCPSALVWHYSLTDSRIKTGSPLDHLPIAPSNLPMPEGNSAFTQQVRAKLREIEQQIKERGQAVEVRWSFDKCQEATAGFTIGRVLHTLEVLDSHSFERSDFSNSLDSLCNRIFGLGPSKDGHEISSDDDAVVSLLCEWAVSCKRSGRHRAMVVAKLLEKRQAEIEAERCGESEAADEKGSIASGSLSAPSAPIFQDVLLQFLDTQAPMLTDPRSESERVEFFNLVLLFCELIRHDVFSHNMYTCTLISRGDLAFGAPGPRPPSPFDDPADDPERKEAEGSSSSKLEDPGLSESMDIDPSSSVLFEDMEKPDFSLFSPTMPCEGKGSPSPEKPDVEKEVKPPPKEKLEGTLGVLYDQPRHVQYATHFPIPQEESCSHECNQRLVVLFGVGKQRDDARHAIKKITKDILKVLNRKGTAETGGEDGQKRRRNRPEAFPTAEDIFAKFQHLSHYDQHQVTAQVSRNVLEQITSFALGMSYHLPLVQHVQFIFDLMEYSLSISGLIDFAIQLLNELSVVEAELLLKSSDLVGSYTTSLCLCIVAVLRHYHACLILNQDQMAQVFEGLCGVVKHGMNRSDGSSAERCILAYLYDLYTSCSHLKSKFGELFSDFCSKVKNTIYCNVEPSESNMRWAPEFMNDTLENPAAHTFTYTGLGKSLSENPANRYSFVCNALMHVCVGHHDSDRVNDIAILCAELTGYCKSLSAEWLGVLKALCCSSNNGTCGFNDLLCNVDVSDLSFHDSLATFVAILIARQCLLLEDLIRCAAIPSLLNAACSEQDSEPGARLTCRILLHLFKTPQLNPCQSDGNKPTVGIRSSCDRHLLAASQNRIVDGAVFAVLKAVFVLGDAELKGSGFTVTGGTEELPEEEGGGGSGSRRQGGRNISVETASLDVYAKYVLRSICQQEWVGERCLKSLCEDSNDLQDPVLSSAQAQRLMQLICYPHRLLDNEDGENPQRQRIKRILQNLDQWTMRQSSLELQLMIKQTPNNEMNSLLENIAKATIEVFQQSAETGSSSGNAASNMPSSSKTKPVLSSLERSGVWLVAPLIAKLPTSVQGHVLKAAGEELENGQHLDTSSRKERDRQKQKSMSLLSQQPFLSLVLTCLKGQDEQREGLLTSLYSQVHQIVTNWKDDHYLDDCKPKQLMHEALKLRLNLVGGMFDTVQRSTQQTTEWAVLLLEIIISGTVDMQSNNELFTTVLDMLSVLINGTLAADMSSISQGSMEENKRAYMNLVKKLRKELAERQSDSLEKVYQLLPLPKPTRDVITCEPQGSLIDTKGNKIAGFDSIFKKEILFPLLQAFKVCVVFSKFQQLTISHFLEQGLQVSTKQKISPWDLFEGLKPSAPLSWGWFGTVRVDRRVARGEEQQRLLLYHTHLRPRPRAYYLEPLPLPPEDEEPPAPTLLEPEKKAPEPPKTDKPGAAPPSTEERKKKSTKGKKRSQPAVKTEDYGMGPGRSGPYGVTVPPDLLHHANPGSISHLSYRQSSIGLYTQNQPLPAGGPRVDPYRPVRLPMQKLPTRPPYPGVLPTTMTGVMGLEPASYKTSVYRQQQPAVPQGQRLRQQLQSQGMLGQSSVHQMTPSSSYGLQTSQGYTSYVSHVGLQQHTGPADPTRHLQQRPSGYVHQQAPTYGHGLTSTQRFSHQTLQQTPMIGTMTSLGPQGVQAGIRSASILPEQQQQQQQQQQQQQQQQQQQQQQQQQQYHIRQQQQQQQQQQILRQQQQQQQQQQQQQQQQQQQQQQQAHQQQQQQAAPPQPQPQSQPQFQRQGLQQTQQQQQTAALVRQLQQQLSNTQPQPNTNIFGRY; this comes from the exons ATGGCGGCCTTCGGGATCTTGAGCTACGAACACCGGCCCCTGAAGCGGCCGCGGCTGGGGCCTCCTGATGTGTACCCTCAAGATCCCAAACAGAAGGAG GATGAATTAACGGCCTTGAATGTAAAACAAGGTTTCAATAACCAGCCCGCTGTCTCTGGGGATGAACATGGCACTGCCAAGAATGTCAACTTTAATCCTGCCAAG ATCAGTTCCAACTTCAGCAGCATCATTGCAGAGAAGTTACGTTGTAACACCCTCCCTGACATTGGTAGAAGGAAGCCCCAAGTGAACCAGAAGGACAACTTCTGGCTGGTGACTGCACGATCCCAGAGTGCCATTAATACTTGGTTTACTGATCTGGCTGGCACCAAGCCACTCACACAACTAGCCAAAAAG GTCCCCATTTTCAGTAAGAAGGAAGAAGTGTTTGGGTATTTAGCCAAATACACAGTGCCTGTGATGCGGGCTGCCTGGCTCATTAAGATGACCTGTGCCTACTATGCAGCAATCTCAGAGACCAAGGTTAAGAAGAGACATATTGACCCCTTCACAG AATGGACTCAGATCATCACCAAGTGCTTATGGGAGCAGCTTCAAAAGATGGCTGAATACTACCGACCAGGGCCTGCTGGAAGTGGGGGCTGTGGCTCCACTATAGGGCCCTTACCCCATGATGTTGAGATGGCAATCCGGCAGTGGGACTACAACGAGAAGCTGGCCATGTTCATGTTTCAG GACGGAATGCTGGACAGACATGAGTTCCTGACCTGGGTACTTGAGTGTTTTGAGAAAATCCGTCCTGGAGAGGATGAACTGCTTAAActgctgctgcccctgctgcTTCGA TACTCTGGAGAGTTTGTTCAGTCTGCATACCTCTCCCGCCGCCTTGCCTACTTCTGTACACGGAGACTGGCCCTGCAGCTGGATGGTGTGAGCAGTCACTCATCTCATGTGATGTCTGCTCAGTCGACAAGCACACTGCCCACCACCCCTGCTCCTCAGCCCCCAACTAGCAGCACACCCTCTACACCCTTTAGTGACCTGCTTATGTGCCCTCAGCACCGGCCCCTAGTTTTTGGCCTCAGCTGTATCCTTCAG ACCATCCTGCTGTGTTGTCCTAGTGCCCTGGTTTGGCACTATTCACTGACTGATAGTCGAATCAAGACTGGCTCACCACTTGACCACCTGCCTATTGCCCCCTCCAACCTGCCCATGCCAGAGGGCAACAGTGCCTTCACTCAGCAG GTTCGTGCAAAGTTGCGGGAGATCGAGCAACAGATCAAGGAGCGAGGACAGGCCGTTGAGGTTCGCTGGTCTTTTGATAAGTGCCAGGAAGCTACTGCAG GCTTCACCATTGGACGAGTACTCCATACTTTGGAAGTGTTGGACAGCCATAGTTTTGAACGCTCTGACTTCAGCAACTCTCTTGATTCCCTCTGTAATCGAATCTTTGGATTGGGGCCTAGCAAGGATGGGCATGAG ATCTCCTCAGATGATGATGCAGTGGTATCATTACTGTGTGAATGGGCTGTCAGCTGCAAGCGTTCTGGTCGGCATCGTGCGATGGTGGTAGCCaagctgctggagaagagacaggcagAGATTGAGGCTGAG CGTTGTGGAGAATCGGAAGCTGCAGATGAGAAGGGTTCCATTGCCTCTGGCTCCCTTTCTGCTCCCAGTGCTCCCATTTTCCAAGATGTCCTCTTACAGTTTCTGGATACACAGGCTCCCATGCTGA cGGACCCCCGAAGTGAGAGTGAGCGAGTGGAATTCTTTAACTTGGTACTGCTGTTCTGTGAACTGATTCGACATGATGTTTTCTCCCACAACATGTACACTTGCACCCTCATCTCCCGAGGGGACCTTGCCTTCGGAGCCCCTGGTCCCCGGCCTCCCTCTCCCTTTGATGACCCGGCTGATGACCCAGAGCGCAAGGAGGCtgagggcagcagcagcagcaagctggaG GATCCAGGACTCTCAGAGTCTATGGACATTGACCCTAGCTCCAGTGTGCTCTTTGAGGACATGGAGAAGCCTGATTTCTCA TTGTTCTCCCCCACTATGCCCTGTGAGGGGAAGGGCAGTCCATCCCCTGAGAAACCAGATGTTGAGAAGGAGGTGAAGCCCCCACCCAAGGAGAAGCTAGAAGGAACCCTTGGGGTTCTTTATGACCAGCCGCGGCATGTGCAGTATGCCACACACTTTCCCATCCCCCAG GAGGAGTCATGCAGCCATGAGTGCAACCAGCGGTTGGTCGTACTGTTTGGGGTGGGAAAGCAGCGAGATGATGCCCGCCATGCCATCAAGAAAATTACCAAGGATATCCTGAAGGTTCTGAACCGCAAGGGGACAGCAGAAACTG GTGGGGAGGATGGACAGAAGCGGCGACGAAACCGACCTGAAGCTTTTCCCACTGCCGAGGATATCTTTGCTAAGTTCCAGCATCTTTCGCATTATGACCAACACCAGGTCACGGCTCAG GTCTCCCGGAATGTTCTGGAGCAGATCACGAGCTTTGCCCTTGGCATGTCGTACCACTTGCCTCTGGTGCAGCATGTGCAGTTTATCTTCGACCTCATGGAATATTCACTCAGCATCAGTGGCCTCATCGACTTTGCTATTCAG CTGCTGAATGAACTGAGTGTAGTCGAGGCCGAACTGCTTCTCAAATCCTCAGATCTGGTGGGCAGCTACACCACGAGCCTGTGCCTGTGCATCGTGGCTGTCCTGCGCCACTATCACGCCTGCCTCATCCTCAACCAGGACCAGATGGCACAGGTCTTTGAGGG GCTGTGTGGCGTAGTTAAGCATGGGATGAACCGGTCCGATGGTTCCTCTGCAGAACGCTGTATCCTTGCATATCTCTATGATCTGTACACCTCCTGTAGCCATTTAAAGAGCAAATTTGGGGAACTCTTCAG TGACTTCTGCTCCAAGGTGAAGAACACCATCTACTGCAATGTGGAGCCATCAGAGTCCAACATGCGCTGGGCACCTGAGTTCATGAACGACACTTTAGAGAACCCCGCTGCTCACACCTTCACCTACACGGGGCTAGGCAAGAGTCTTAGTGAGAACCCTGCTAACCGCTACAGCTTTGTCTGCAATGCCCTTATGCACGTCTGTGTGGGGCACCATGATTCGGATAG GGTGAATGACATCGCCATCCTGTGTGCAGAGCTGACCGGCTATTGCAAGTCACTGAGTGCAGAGTGGCTGGGAGTGCTTAAGGCCTTGTGCTGCTCCTCTAACAATGGCACTTGTGGTTTCAACGACCTCCTCTGCAATGTAGAT GTCAGTGACCTGTCTTTTCACGACTCCCTGGCCACTTTTGTTGCCATCCTCATCGCTCGGCAGTGTTTGCTCCTGGAGGATCTGATTCGCTGTGCGGCCATCCCTTCACTCCTTAATGCTG CTTGCAGTGAACAGGACTCTGAGCCAGGGGCCCGGCTTACCTGCCGCATCCTCCTCCATCTTTTCAAGACACCTCAACTCAATCCTTGCCAATCGGATGGAA ACAAGCCTACTGTAGGAATCCGCTCCTCCTGTGACCGCCACCTGCTGGCTGCCTCCCAGAACCGCATCGTGGATGGAGCTGTGTTTGCTGTTCTCAAGGCTGTGTTTGTACTTG GGGATGCGGAACTGAAGGGTTCGGGCTTCACTGTGACAGGAGGAACAGAAGAACTtccagaggaggagggaggaggtggcAGTGGCAGTCGGAGGCAGGGTGGCCGCAACATCTCTGTGGAGACAGCCAGTCTGGATGTCTATGCCAAGTACGTGCTACGCAGCATCTGCCAGCAG GAATGGGTAGGAGAACGTTGCCTTAAATCGCTGTGTGAAGACAGCAATGACCTGCAAGACCCAGTGTTGAGCAGTGCCCAGGCCCAGCGCCTCATGCAGCTTATCTGCTACCCACATCGGCTGCTGGACAACGAGGATGGGGAAAACCCACAGCGGCAACGCATTAAGCGTATTCTCCAG AACTTGGACCAGTGGACCATGCGCCAGTCTTCGTTGGAACTACAGCTCATGATCAAGCAGACCCCTAACAAT GAGATGAACTCCCTCTTAGAGAACATCGCCAAGGCCACAATCGAGGTTTTCCAACAGTCTGCAGAGACAGGGTCATCTTCTGGAAATGCTGCAAGCAACATGCCCAGCAGCAGCAAGACCAAGCCTGTGCTCAG CTCCCTAGAACGCTCGGGTGTATGGCTGGTGGCTCCTCTCATTGCCAAACTGCCCACCTCAGTCCAGGGGCATGTGTTAAAGGCTGCTGGGGAAGAATTGGAGAACGGCCAGCACCTGGACACCTCTTCCCGCAAAGAACGTGATCGACAAAAGCAAAAGAG CATGTCCCTGTTGAGCCAGCAGCCCTTCTTATCCCTGGTGCTGACATGTCTGAAGGGGCAGGATGAGCAGCGTGAGGGACTCCTTACCTCCCTCTACAGCCAGGTCCACCAG ATTGTGACTAACTGGAAAGATGACCATTATTTAGACGATTGCAAACCAAAGCAGCTAATGCATGAGGCACTCAAACTGCGGCTCAACCTG GTGGGGGGCATGTTTGACACAGTGCAGCGCAGCACCCAGCAGACCACGGAGTGGGCTGTGCTCCTCCTGGAGATCATCATCAGCGGCACTGTCGACATGCAGTCCAACAA TGAGCTCTTCACCACTGTCCTGGACATGCTAAGCGTGCTCATCAATGGGACCCTAGCTGCAGACATGTCCAGCATCTCCCAGGGCAGCATGGAGGAAAACAAACGTGCCTACATGAACCTGGTGAAGAAGCTGCGG AAAGAGTTGGCGGAACGCCAGTCGGATAGTCTGGAAAAAGTTTACCAGCTGCTGCCACTGCCCAAGCCGACTCGAGACGTGATCACGTGTGAGCCGCAGGGCTCCCTTATTGACACCAAGGGCAACAAGATTGCTGGCTTCGACTCCATCTTCAAGAAGGAG ATACTTTTCCCTCTCCTGCAAGCCTTCAAGGTCTGTgttgtattttccaagtttcaGCAGCTCactatttctcattttctggaGCAGGGTCTTCAGGTTTCCACCAAACAAAAGATCTCTCCCTGGGATCTTTTTGAGGGCTTGAAGCCATCAGCGCCACTGTCTTGGGGCTGGTTTGGAACAGTCCGGGTGGACCGGCGCGTGGCCCGTGGAGAGGAGCAGCAGCGACTGCTGCTGTACCACACACACCTGAGGCCCCGGCCCCGCGCCTACTACCTGGAGCCACTGCCACTGCCTCCAGAAGATGAGgaaccccctgcccccaccctgctaGAGCCTGAAAAAAAGGCTCCAGAGCCCCCCAAAACTGACAAACCTGGAGCTGCTCCACCCAGCACTGAGGAACGCAAGAAGAAGTCCACCAAGGGCAAGAAGCGCAGCCAGCCTGCCGTCAAGACAGAA GACTATGGAATGGGCCCAGGCCGAAGTGGCCCCTACGGAGTGACAGTACCTCCAGACCTCCTGCACCATGCCAACCCTGGCTCCATCTCCCACCTTAGCTATAGGCAGAGCTCCATAGGCCTCTACACCCAGAACCAGCCACTGCCAGCAG GTGGCCCCCGCGTGGATCCATACCGCCCCGTGCGGTTACCAATGCAGAAGCTGCCTACCCGCCCACCTTACCCCGGAGTGCTGCCCACGACCATGACTGGTGTCATGGGACTGGAACCTGCCTCCTACAAGACGTCTGTGTACCGACAGCAGCAGCCTGCAGTGCCCCAAGGACAGCGCCTTCGCCAACAGCTCCAG AGTCAAGGGATGTTGGGACAGTCATCTGTCCATCAGATGACTCCCAGTTCTTCGTACGGTTTGCAGACCTCCCAG ggCTATACTTCTTATGTTTCTCATGTGGGATTGCAGCAACACACAGGCCCTGCAG ATCCTACTCGCCACCTGCAGCAGCGGCCCAGTGGCTATGTGCACCAGCAGGCCCCAACCTATGGACATGGGCTGACCTCCACTCAAAG GTTTTCCCACCAGACACTGCAGCAAACACCCATGATAGGCACCATGACCTCACTGGGCCCCCAGGGTGTCCAGGCCGGCATCCGGTCGGCTTCCATCCtgcctgagcagcagcagcagcagcagcaacagcagcaacagcagcaacagcagcagcagcagcagcagcagcagcagcaacagcagtaccATAtccggcagcagcagcagcagcagcagcagcaacagatccTGCGG cagcagcaacagcagcagcagcagcaacagcagcagcagcagcaacagcagcaacagcagcagcaacaagcacaccagcagcaacagcagcaggcgGCTCCtcctcagccccagccccagtcccAGCCCCAG TTCCAGCGCCAGGGGCTTCAGCAgacacagcaacaacaacagacaGCAGCTTTGGTCCGGCAGCTCCAACAACAGCTCTCCA ACACCCAGCCACAGCCCAATACCAACATATTTGGAcgctactga